In Fimbriimonadaceae bacterium, the DNA window GTCGGCTGTGCGTCGCCCCGAACAACGTCCAGCGGATCATCGCCCGCCCGTTTGTGGGGAGTCCGGGGGCGTTCAAGCGTACGGAACACCGCAAAGACTTTCCCCTCGACCCCCCGCAAAACTTGGTGGACGTGATCGGCGACGTGGCAGGCGTGGGCGTCGTGCCCGAGTTGTTCAATGCGCGTGGGTTCAGGGCGGGCCGTCGCACCCAGAACAACGCCGAGCACGAAGGGGCCTTGTTCGAGGCCTTGGAGTCAGACGCCCGGTTCATCTTCGCTAACTTTGAAGACTTCGACATGCTGTACGGCCACCGGCAGGACCCCGACGGGTTCGGTCGATGCTTGGAGACGTTCGACAAGATGTTGGGGCGACTGCTTGCAAGGCTTGGCGACGACGACCTGCTCGTGATCACGGCCGACCATGGCAACGACCCTACCGACGCCTCGACCGACCACACCCGCGAGTATTCGCCGGTCGTGCTCTGGTCGACCGCGCTCAACGCAGCGGACATGGGTGATGTGGACGGTCTGACCGCGGTGGGGGCGACGGTGGCGGCCTGGCTCGGCGTGCCATGGCGGGACGGGACAAATCTCTTGGGACTTTGACCCGGACCTGGCTGATCCGGAGTAGAGAAGGGGGAACCAGGTGGCAGCGAATGATTGACCAGACGATGAGGAAGCCCCAGCCGTGCCGCTCGACCGTGCCAAGCCTGCCTGCGCCGCGAACAGAGGTGGAGGGCTGACATGTCGAT includes these proteins:
- a CDS encoding phosphopentomutase → MRAVVVVMDGCGAGAAPDHAAFHDGEAVATLANVWRHCGGLDAPNLEKLGLFAAAGVGSSPGRFGRLRPLSQGKDSVTGHWEMAGVVTEVAFPTYPQGFPLALVKQFEEECGVQTLGNRPASGTQIIAELGEQHLETHCPILYTSADSVFQLAAHEEVVPVDKLYEWCRTARRLCVAPNNVQRIIARPFVGSPGAFKRTEHRKDFPLDPPQNLVDVIGDVAGVGVVPELFNARGFRAGRRTQNNAEHEGALFEALESDARFIFANFEDFDMLYGHRQDPDGFGRCLETFDKMLGRLLARLGDDDLLVITADHGNDPTDASTDHTREYSPVVLWSTALNAADMGDVDGLTAVGATVAAWLGVPWRDGTNLLGL